The genomic window TAACCAGTACACTTACGCCCGGAATACCAACATTGCTTTCGTCGGTTACTTTGCCTTTTACAGTTGTTTGGGCATAGGAAACCACGTAACAAGTTAAAATCCCTAATAGCATTAGTAATTTTTTGTTCATAATGAAAGATTTAGGTTAATTGATTAGTTAAGTTGTTTGTTAAAATACACAATTTAACCCATCAAAATCCATTATGAACTTCGTTTTAAAGGGAACCCAACCGAGAAAAAGAGAAAATGCCGCATAAAACAGCAAAATCCTGCAAGTTAGTAACAGAATTTATGCTGCAACATTTTTATTACGCAGTATTAGCAAGCTGGCTGGGGGATAGATATCCTGTTAATGATTTCATCTATAGCATCAGGATCAATCGCTACGTTTTTGGAAGCACACCATGTTTCTGTTTTATTATCTAACCAGATACAGAAAGAATGGTAGCCATCTAAAACAACAGCATAAGTTTCGTGAAAATCATCTTGAATACGCATGCAAAATCCCTTAAAAATTTTGCCTCTAACAATGAATTGCAGGGTGGAATAATTTTCTAACATGGCTCATTATATTTTTGGTTAATTTACAACAAATTATAAACGAGAATGTTTCGTTAATTTAAAGGAATTAATAAATAATTCTTAAACTACCAGGAAAGGCTTAACCTATGTTTAACATGTTCGAGTAACCTTTAGCTATTAAACGCTTTTTTGAAGGTAAAAATATTTCGCATTGCAGATTTAATATTGTACGTCCCTTTTTTACTATTGATGTTTCAGCAATCACTTCATCACCTTCGCTGGCAGGGGCAAAATAATCGATATAGTTATTTACGGTGGTATAACGTTCATTCAATCCCATCGTAAAAACCGTTGCACCAATTAAATCATCAATAATGCCTGCTGTTACACCACCATGTAAAATTTGATAAGGATTGGTCATTTCTTTACGGATGGTATACTGGCAAACCAATATCCCATGCTCTGCTTTAATTAAAACCGGAGCCAGCCAGTTCATAAAATTAGAGGGCGAATTAGTAATCACCTTGCCAATTGATTGCCTTAAAAAATTTAAACGCTGTTCGCTTAAAGAGGGTTCCATATACCGTAAAAATAGGTAAAATAGTTTATTAGTCCGTAGCCCGTAAGATGGAACGGTTGAGAGAAAAAAGGTTTAATGGCAAAAAGAAGATGGAAGATATAAATACCTCCCATTTCCTAAACGAAACATTTAACCTAAAACATAATTATATAACCTTGCTATGGTTCCACTAGAAGCTTATGGTCAATGGTTTTTTGGTCAATAGTTTATAGCCATTATCCACGTTTCCATCTGCAGATATTTTATTGATCATAAGCTATTAACTATCAACCATGATCCATCAACCATTTCATCTTACATTTTCCCTTCTTAAATCGGAATAATAATTTTAAAACTTAAGTTCCTGCCCATATTGTAAATTCCTGATCGGTCATTGGGCGAAGGGTTATAATATTCGAAATATTTTAATCTATTCAAATTGGATTGATAGGCGACATTGAAAATATTATCTGCCTGAAGAAAAATATCACATAAGGTCCTTCCTTTTTTAGTTTTCAGTGTTGATCCTACTCCTCCGTTAATTAAGGTATAGCCAGGTGTAAAGGTTTCGGTGTTATCTAAAGCATAAAATTTATCCTGATCAGCGAAAAAAGCAGCATCAATTTTAATATAAGGCTTATCAAAAATGCCTATAGCCTTTTGAGCGGTCGCCTTGATCTCTGTTCTCACCTGCAATGGCGGGATAAAAGGTAGATATTTCGCTTCCCTTCCATGTTTATTTAATAATTCCTGATTCTGGTTCAAGCCAACCACGTAAGCCAAACTATTGTTAAAACTTAACCATTTTATAGCTGAAGGATGTAGATTTACCGAAATTTCTGCACCATATAATCTTGCTTTCGACTGCTGATACTGATAAGTTAGGTTTCCAGGAACGATAACCACTGGATTTCCATTGGCATCGGTTAAGCGCGATTGATAAATGTAATTCTGAATATTGTTATTAAACAGTTCCATACTTATTTCAGCATCCTTTAAGTAAGCAATAATGCCAATATCTTCCTGTAAGTTAAATTCAGGCTTAAAAGTCCTATTGCCCAAATACACAATGTGCGCACCGGGATCTAGTCCGTTAGAACCGATTTCTGTAATGTTTGGTGCACGGTATCCCCTGGCAATGTTGGCTTTAATGAGCAGTTTTTCAGAAATGTTATAGGTTAAACCCAAACTTCCTGACAAGCCATAATAGTTTTTATCAAAAGAAGGGAATTGCAATTTTCCTGTGGCATCAGTAGAGCTCACCTGTTTGCCAAAACCTGTTTGTGCATCTGTACCTACATAAAAATCACGCCAGTGTATATTTCTTCTGTCTATCCTGATCCCTCCGGAAACATCGATTTTACCCATCGATTTCTTTGCGAAATAAAAAGCACCGATATCAAAAAGATCATAATCCGGAATGGGGAAATCGGTAGCTGTTTTGCTCCTGTTTCCCTGATACATGCCATTTACCCCAATGGTACTTTCGATACCGGTAAAATCGGGCAGGTTGTATTTAAGATCATAATTAAAAGTGTTTAATACCACATAAAGCCCGGCCTGACTTGGCAATGTAGGATGATTATATTCTCTTCTTACGCTTTGCTGTCCGCCAATCAATAAATTTAAATCACTCGTTCCAAATTTAAACTGACTGGTGTTATAAAATCGGTAATGTTGAATGTGCTGATGTAAGGGATTAATGGAGTAGGTATTCAGATCGCTTTCAGGTACAATGGGCCTGTTTTTAATATCATCTCCATCATCCAAAATCTGCCTGGTAAATTGTCGAGATAAAGAATCTCTGCTGCCATCAGGAATTTCCATCAAATTATCATAATAGGTAATAGCCGTTTTAGAAGAACCCCAGGCTTTATCTACCCTGGCACTGGCGGATAGATTGTATTCTCTAAAAGCTGTTCCGTAAACCAATCCATCAATTTTGTTTTGATAATTATGTGCTGTTTTCCCAGTCGCCCTAAACGTATATTTCCAATCGTTTTTAATGTAGGCCAATCCGAGCGACGAACCGATCATTCCATTATTACTTTGATAATTTGCTGTAAAATCACCTTTCAATTTACCATCTTCAAAATTCGGGCTGTAAGGGATCATATTAATTACACCTGCTAAGGCATCAGAACCATAGGTTAAACTGGCCGGTCCTTTTACAACTTCGGCCCTTGTAATACCATATTCATCTACCTCAATTCCATGCTCATCGCCCCATTGCTGTCCCTCCTGTCGTAAACCATCATATAAAGTTAACACACGGTTATACCCCAAACCTCTAATAAAGGGTTTAGAAACATTTGGCCCTGTGGTAACAGCTGTAATTCCAGGAACGCCTTTAACAATAGCTTCGATCAGGTTAGTATTTACATTTTGATCCATTGATTTTTTAGAGAGGACTGCAATAGGTACAGGGCTTTTACGCAGCTGTGTGGCCCGGTTAACCCCGGTAATTACCACATCGCCTAAATCAGATGCTAAGCTTAACAGCTCAGCGTTAACCAGCGCAGTATCTCCTTTTAGCGTTACTTTAATTCTTTTGGATTGATAACCTATGCCCGAAAAAATGAGGTCATAATTTCCGGATGGAATATCACCTAATTGATAGGTACCAGAAACATTTGATTTGGTGGATCCCTTAGATCCTAAAATTTTAATGGTGATATTTTCTACAGGTTCATTTTGGGAGGTGACCAAACCTTTAACCATAACTTTTTGCGCGATGGCATTTAGCGATATAAAAAAACAGAAGCAGTATAGTAAGAATGGTTTCATGAACAAGAATGGTTTATCTAAATATAATTTTAGACAAATCTAAATTTTAATTTAAATATATCAAATAAAATATTTAGATAATATTTAACACACTTAAAATCAAAACATTCAAATAAAAAAAAATAAAAATACTTTGCGTTGATTGAAAGTTGTTTTTTTTCAGAACTCCAATAATAGTTAGGAAGACATTCCATCATCCATTTTATATGTCCCATCGTACATTCTCCATCTTATGCTATATTTCCTCAAGTGCCATTTGTTAGCCCATTGGTCAGATTAGCATCTTTCGGTTCCAGTTACTTCTATTTTTAAAAAATTTAATCGATTTTGAATAAACAGCGACGATACTTATCTGGCTGATTATAAACAACCTGCATGAGCTGTTCACAATTCAACGCAAAATGGGCAGAAAAATCTTTTGAATATTTTCAATCATATCTTGCAAATACACCGTTATTATGATTATCATTGAATACAAAAGCGTAAATAAAACTATAATACCTAAAGGATTGTTGTGCCTAAAGGAGTTATTAAAGCAAGTACTAATCCTATAAACAGAATAGAATATATGTTGGTGATCAATAATTTTGAAGAGTATGAATCGCATCTAGGTAAAGAACTAGGTGTTTCGCAATGGCATACAATAGACCAAGAGCAGATCAATAAATTTGCCGATGCAACCTTAGATCACCAATGGATACACACCGATCCGGAAAAAGCTAAAAATGAAGGGCCGTTTAAGGCAACAATAGCACATGGATATTTAACCTTATCCTTAATTCCATATTTATGGAAGCAGATTGCGGATGTACGTAATATTAAAATGGAAATCAATTATGGTATTGAACGTTTTAAATTTGGTCAGGCAGTTTTAGTGGATAGTGAAGTGCAACTAAAAGCGAAATTAAATTGCATTAGCAATTTGAGGGGAATAACTAAAGTTACAATTCAGGCTACGCTTGTGATTAAAGACCAACCCAAACCAGCATATGTGGGTGATGTAGTATTCTTGTATCACTTCATCTGATCATTCAATTTTGGCTACATAATTACGTTTAGTTTTTATACCGGGATTCTTGATATCGGGTAACTTGATTTTGGCTAGCGACATTTCTATCGACATAGATGCATTTCGTTTCCTGGCTTCGGTTGCTATGCTTGAAGTAATATCTTTTAAGGTATTCAGTGCTGCAAAATACTGACGATCCAGTGTTTTAATGGCATTCATATCGCGATTTTTCTGTTGATATTCCAGGTTAGCATTTTCACAACAATATTGCTGAACCTGATCTAAGCTTGTTAACTTTTCGGTTATCATGGATAATGCTGATGCGGATAACTTAACCCCTTTAATGTCAACAACTTTATCATCCTTAACTAAATAATTTAACCCATTAAAAGATATGGTTTGGAGTAGAGAATTGTTAATGATTGCTGTAGGTTTTGGAAGCTGTTTTTTTGAGTTATAACCATCTTTAATCAGTGCTTTATTGTAACTAAACCGATCCGCTAAAAGTAAATCAATTAACTGGTTGCCATCTATTCTTTCAGTATCCTTTATTTGCTCAGCAGTTGTACCGATAGCATGAGAAGCCGTCAAGCTCTTGGTTGAGTTACAGCTAAAACAAATAAATAAAATAAACCCAAAAAAAGCCAGACTTTTATTTTTCATGCTCAACAATTAATCAATGCAAATTATGGAATTAACGGTTTATTGCACTTCACAATTGACGGACAATTTGCTTTACATTTTTTAAGCTTTGCTGTAGAAAGGTATATTCCTGCCTGCAATTATATTGTTTAATGATTAGCTTCATTTAAAACATGTGGGTAGAATTTCGATTTTATAGAGTTATTTGGGTTACCGAATTACAAAAAATGTTTTTTTTTGATGACTATTTTTAAAGCTCCAAATAAACAATTTTAATTTATGTGTAAAACTAGCGTAACATCTATTCTATATGAGTAAATAAAAGCTATACTGATAAATAACGGGGTGAAAATTCTGTTAAAAAGGGCGCTCTCTTTCAGCAATCCTTAATATTGGTCCTGTTTTAGGAGCCAGTTTATCACAAATATGAGAATACAAAGATGGACCAGCCGTGCTGAGCTTCAATCGCTCCAAGAGGGTGATTATATTACATACGAATCATATTCAGGACGGATAAAAAAAATAGAAGTGCATCATTTTAGAAACGAACAACATTTTTATATTAAGCTTTATGATTTAAAACAAACCATACTGATTATCGCATGATCAATATCTAAAAAACCAGAGATCATTTTAATGATTCATGCAAATCTTACTGGCGGATGCACAAGACGATCCACGTAATTTTGATATTTTCAATTTTACAATTAACGCCCTGTTAACCGCTTAGGTTAAATGGCTTTTCTGGATACTTTCTTTGAGTAGCGTGAATTCGTAATCATGTAGGATTGCATTCTTTATGTTTATCTTTTTCTGTAATTGAAAATCTAGCTATTCTAATCCATCCTTTCTTAAAGACAAAACAATAACGCAAAAAATGGTTTTTCAATGTTTAGCTAAAGTAAACAAATATTAACCTAAATGTTAACTATTACTAAACATTTGTTTAGCAAAAATACTGATAGTATATTTGATGACAATAGTTCAAAAAATTAATTTATCCAATTTAATATAAAGCAAATGAACCCTGAAATTAAGATGGTAGTATTCGATATGGCTGGCACTACAGTAAATGAAAACAACCTGGTTTACAAAACGCTAATGAATGCAATAAATGCCGCTGGCTTTTCTTATACCCTTGATCAGGTTCTTGCTATTGCAGCAGGAAAGGAAAAGAAAGAAGCAATCAGATCGGTACTTAAAACTTACGAAGGCTCTTTTGATGAGGCCATGATATTCGATATATATGAAGAATTTATTGGCAAACTGAAACTGGCATATGAAACTGAAGAAATTTTGCCTCAACCAGGTTCAATTGAACTTTTTGAAAAACTTCGCAAAGAAGGAATAATTTCGGTACTTAATACAGGTTATGACAGGGTTACTGCAGAGGCTATCCTGGGCAGACTGGGTTGGAAGGCAGGTACTGAATTCGATACACTCGTTACTGCTTCGGAAGTTAGCCAAAACAGGCCTGAACCTGATATGATTTTATTGGCAATGAGACACCATGGTCTTACCGATGGCAAATCGGTTGTTAAGGTTGGAGATTCAAGTATTGATATTGAAGAAGGCAAAAATGCAGGTTGCGGCCTAAGCATCGGTATTACCACAGGCGCACACACAAAAAAACAATTGGAAGAAGCTAAACCTGACGCGGTAATAGACAATTTAATGGAGATCCTGGCCATGATAACCAAGCAGAACCAATTAATGATCATTAAATAATAACAAGCGTATTTGCTAACATACAAATGAGCGGCAACGATCGGAATTAACTCCGATATGGGGAACTCAAAATGTTTTGTGTGACGAATATTTGACCAGTTTCTGTGATCGTAATCCTATTTGCTTGAAACTAATTTTATCACAAATTTTGATGGCTACAGTCTTTTTCATTAGTACTTCAACTTAACCTAAGCTTAAAACCTTTTAAGCAGGTAAAGCGTTTATTTTTAGATAACTTAGGTCATAACTAAATATAAGCATATGAATACTCAGGAAGTAGCTGACAAACTGGTGCAGCTTTGCCGTGAAGGCAAACACGAACAGGCCATTGATGAACTTTACGCTGATAACGTTGTAAGCAAAGAGCCAAAAGGCTCCCCAATGGAATTAACAGAAGGCAAAGATGCCGTTAAAAAGAAAACCATACAATGGGAAGAAAGTGTTGAAGAGATACATAGCTCTTCGTGCTCAGAACCAATTGTAGCGGAAAACCATTTTGCTTTTGTAATGAACATTGATGCCACTTATAAAGCCCATGGAAGAATGGCTATGAGTGAAATCTGTGTTTATGAGGTTAAAGATGGAAAAATCGTAGCCGACGAGTTTTTCTATCGCATGGGTTAAAATATAAAAAGCCCCGATATCCATCTGGGCTTTTATAATCAACTAACCTAAACTTATAAATACTAACCAAATATTTATAGTGCAAAACTAATGACCGATTATTAACTCAATGTTAAATATTTATCACTTGTTATCTGAAATTGGTTACACCGCATTAGTTCATTAAATCATAAAACACCGTTTATCGGGCAAAAAATAATTAGAATCAAATTTGCCGTGCCTGTTCTATGAAGGAAAATGTTTTATTACCTTTAAATAAATGCGCAATTTCTAACCATAAAATGCATAAAATTGATAACAATGCCCAATCAGCAAGACCTTTCAAAAAAACATCAACTCATTTCCGATCTGTTTAAATGGCCCACCAAAGCTTCTGAGTGGGAACAGTACAAGCTCAGCAATGAGCAACTTGATTTTTTTAATGCATTTGGATACGTAAGTGATGTAAAGTTATTGGATGACTGGCAGGTTGAGCGGTTGAACAAAGAATTAGCAGAAATTGTAGATCCCGCACACCCTTTAAATGGGCTGTTTCATGAGTTCCACAGCAATGAATCTGCAGATCCTAATTCAGTTTTGTTTCATGCTTTAGGCGCCTGGCGAATTACCGAAAGCTTTCATGATGTGATATGGAATCCCGCTTTTGCGATGGCGGCCAGTCAGATTTTAGGCAATAAAGGTGTACGATTCTGGCACGATCAGTTGTTCTGTAAACCAGCAAAACATGGAGGAGTTGTAGCCTGGCACCAGGACTATTCTTATTGGACACGCACCGGCCCCATGCAACATTTAACCTGCTGGGTTGGATTAGATGATGCAACTACCGAAAACGGTTGTTTATATTATGTACCTAAAAGCCATAACTGGGGCTTGTTGGATAAACCAGATTTAGCTGGGGATATGGAAGGCTTAATGCAGTATTTAACCGAAGCGCAAAAAGCAGAATTTAATCCTGTTCCTATAGAACTTAAAAAGGGATATGCTACGTTTCACCATCCTTTAATGGTTCATGGCTCGTTCCAAAATAAATCACCACGTTCAAGAAGTGCTTTTGTTTTAAATGTATTTACTGACGGTACAGAATCGAATACCGATGAAGCCTTACTTAAAGGAGTGGAACCTGTTAGGGCAGGCCATAAAATGGAAGGGCAGTTTTTTCCTTTGATATTTTCTCCTGATAGTCTAATGCCATTAAGTTGATCGAAGTGGCTGTCAGTTGAGGGATAATTTATTGTATAAAAATCAATATAAATGACATTTAATTATTGGTCTTGCACTGCAATTGCAATAACTCCCGTTGGGAGGTATCTTCATCTCGACCTTAGTGTTCCAAAGGAACTCCTCTGGAGGAGATCTTTTAACATAGTTCAAAGATTTCTCCATTCCACTGTGTTCCAGTCGAAATGACGCCCAATTTTGGAAATTTGTCATTGATAGCTTAGTCGAAGACCAGTGTAAAGAAAAATTAACTCCCTCTTGATGATCCATTTATAATAAAACTATCTATTCGTTTCCATAGGTGCTTTATATCACTTCAACTAAGCCGTACATTTGTAAAAAAAGACACAATGAACGATATTACAGATTACCCTGTGTTGGCATATGTTGTTAAGCTCATTAAAAACACCATTACCGACATTAAAACAGAATATATTGCCCCAGCTAGCGTAGAACTTAAGGACGGCAATGACACGATATACCTCCAACAGCGATCAGACGAAAATGGCAACCCTTCAACAATTTTTATCAACGATCCTAAGGACATCATTTTCAGTGAAGACCTACTTCCCTCTTTGAAGAACCTCCAGGAAGGAGCTGAAGGAAAAACAGCACAAGAGCTATCGAATGCCAGGGTGATCATCAACGAATTGGATGTAGAAACACACCTGATCTTCCATGCAGTAAAGGATCATTTTGACGAAATTAGCAATAGCTATGAATTTTCTAAGGCAATTGAAAAACAGGCAGACAAAATAAAAAGCAAATTTAAGTTTGGGAGTCATGCCTTTGAGCTTACTGTGACCAATCACGCACAGCTGATCTCTGTTACAGCAGACTTCCCTCCTTCATTTGACGAGTCTATCAAAAAAACCATCGAAAATGACGCAGCTAAGGTTCAACTGGCCGTCCAAAAAATTTTTAGATAAAGTAACGATGGCAGCATATTAAAAATTGAAACTAAAAAGAAATGCCCTGGCTTGTTGCTAAGGGCATTTCTCCAAATAATCCTGTTTTATTTTACGTTCTTCTTCTCTGCCGGCTATTTAACAGTTATCTTCAGTTTCTGGGAAATATTATTGGATGAATTTCCAAGCTGGAGGATAAAGTCTCCAGGTTCAACATTCCAATCCTTTTTACTTTCATCATAAAAGGCGAAATCTGACACTTTAACATCCATTTCAACAACTTTCGTTTCCCCTGGCTGTAGGAACACTTTTTCAAAGGCTTTGAGCTCTTTTACCGGGCGCGGAACACTACAAACAGGATCGTTCACATACAACTGAGCAACCTCAGCTCCATAGCGTGCTCCTGTATTCTTAACAGTAAACCTGACCTTGATGATATCGTCTTTTCTATAAGCCGATTTATCTGCAGAAAGAGTACCTAGATTAAAGCTGGTGTAAGAAAGGCCGTATCCGAAGGCGTATTGAGGTACTATTTTTTTTGTATCAAACCAACGGTATCCGACCAAAATATCTTCCTTGTAATATTGGTTAATACTGTCTCCGGGATAGGAAATTTTACCATAAAAGTGTGCACCGTTATCTTCCAGCTTTTTTGGAAAAGAGAATGGCAACTTACCAGAGGGGTTTACCTCGCCCGAAATAACATCAGCCAATGCAGATCCAGCCTCTGAACCAAGATACCATCCCTGAATAATAGCTGGTACCTTGTCTACCCAAGGCATTGACACTGCATTACCGCTAAGCAGTACTACAGCTGTGTTTTTATTTACTTTCAATAAAGCATCAATCAGTTTATCCTGGCCGAAAGGAAGACTTAACGATTTACGATCGCCACCTTCACAATCCTGAAAATGGTTTTTATTCAGTCCTCCGATAAAGAATACAACGTCGGCATGTTTAGCAACTTCAATCGCGGCATCCATCAAAGAATCAGCATTTAGCTTAGATGGTTCTTCACGTCCGTACATTGATGGGCCAGAAGCATACCCAAGACTATATACCACATGTTCCTTCCCATATTTAGCAATCAATCCATCCAAAGGTGATTTTTCATAAGCCACCTTCAGCGATGATGATCCCCCGCCGATTACCAGACTGCGATCGGCATTTTCGCCGATAACAGCAATCTTTTTGAATTTACCGTTTGTAACAGGAAAAAACTGTTTATCGTTCTTTAAAAGCACAATTCCTTCCTGAGCAATTTTACGCGCAGCTTCACTGTGTTCTGGAGAAACGAAGCGGCCAAAGGGCCTGTCGGCACTCATGGTGGTACGGAAAATTAAACGTAATATCCGGCGCGCCTTATCATTAAGCAAAGCAATATCATATTTCCCCTCCTTAATACCTTTAAGGAACGGGTTGGCCAGATAGTATTCTGAGTAAGGAAACTTTCCCTTAGTTGTTAAACCATCGGTATAGGTACCCATTTCGAGATCGAGCCCGTTTTTAACCGCTTGATCAGTACTATGTACACCTCCCCAGTCACTAATCACAACCCCATCGAATTTCCAGTCTTTTTTTAAGATTTTATTCAAAAGCAGGTCATTATGGCAACAATGTTCGCCTCTAAACTGATTGTAAGAACCCATAATCGACCAAGCTTTCCCTTCTTGCACTGCGGCCTTAAAAGCAGGTAAATAAATTTCATATAATGCACGGTCGCTCAGATCAACATTGATATGCCCACGCCACTCTTCCTGGTTATTCAGTGCAAAATGTTTTACGCATGCCGCTACGCCGATGGATTGAACGCCTTGAATATAAGGTACCACCATACGTGAGCTGAGATAAGGATCTTCGCCCAGATATTCAAAATTACGCCCGTTTAATGGTGTACGATAAATGTTTACTCCAGGACCTAATAACACGGTTTTATTGCGGTAACGCGCTTCTTCTCCGATTGATTTGCCATAAAGCAGCGATAATTTAGGATTAAAGGAAGCTGACAGACAGGTAAGTGCCGGAAAGGCTGTACACGAATCGTTTGTCCAGTTGGCACCACCCCATTCATCCCACAAAACTTCCTCACGGATGCCGTGGGGACCATCATCGGTCCAAACTTCAGGAATTCCTAAGCGGGGCACGCCTTTTGAACTAAACTTAGACTGGGCATAACAAAGCGCCACTTTTTCTTCGGTGGTCATTGCTGAAAGTGCATTTTCAACCCGTTCTTCTATAGGTTTATTTATATCAAGATAAACAGGCAGCTTTTGTTGCGCATTAACCATTAACCAGGCTCCTGTTGCTACTATAGTTAAAAATATCGATTTCATTTAATTATATTCTTTTGGGTTTAGTTTTTATCGTTT from Flavobacterium sp. W4I14 includes these protein-coding regions:
- a CDS encoding beta-glucosidase (product_source=KO:K05349; cath_funfam=2.60.40.10,3.20.20.300,3.40.50.1700; cog=COG1472; ko=KO:K05349; pfam=PF00933,PF01915,PF14310; superfamily=51445,52279) encodes the protein MKSIFLTIVATGAWLMVNAQQKLPVYLDINKPIEERVENALSAMTTEEKVALCYAQSKFSSKGVPRLGIPEVWTDDGPHGIREEVLWDEWGGANWTNDSCTAFPALTCLSASFNPKLSLLYGKSIGEEARYRNKTVLLGPGVNIYRTPLNGRNFEYLGEDPYLSSRMVVPYIQGVQSIGVAACVKHFALNNQEEWRGHINVDLSDRALYEIYLPAFKAAVQEGKAWSIMGSYNQFRGEHCCHNDLLLNKILKKDWKFDGVVISDWGGVHSTDQAVKNGLDLEMGTYTDGLTTKGKFPYSEYYLANPFLKGIKEGKYDIALLNDKARRILRLIFRTTMSADRPFGRFVSPEHSEAARKIAQEGIVLLKNDKQFFPVTNGKFKKIAVIGENADRSLVIGGGSSSLKVAYEKSPLDGLIAKYGKEHVVYSLGYASGPSMYGREEPSKLNADSLMDAAIEVAKHADVVFFIGGLNKNHFQDCEGGDRKSLSLPFGQDKLIDALLKVNKNTAVVLLSGNAVSMPWVDKVPAIIQGWYLGSEAGSALADVISGEVNPSGKLPFSFPKKLEDNGAHFYGKISYPGDSINQYYKEDILVGYRWFDTKKIVPQYAFGYGLSYTSFNLGTLSADKSAYRKDDIIKVRFTVKNTGARYGAEVAQLYVNDPVCSVPRPVKELKAFEKVFLQPGETKVVEMDVKVSDFAFYDESKKDWNVEPGDFILQLGNSSNNISQKLKITVK
- a CDS encoding hypothetical protein (product_source=Hypo-rule applied; smart=SM00322; superfamily=49899), producing the protein MNDITDYPVLAYVVKLIKNTITDIKTEYIAPASVELKDGNDTIYLQQRSDENGNPSTIFINDPKDIIFSEDLLPSLKNLQEGAEGKTAQELSNARVIINELDVETHLIFHAVKDHFDEISNSYEFSKAIEKQADKIKSKFKFGSHAFELTVTNHAQLISVTADFPPSFDESIKKTIENDAAKVQLAVQKIFR